The sequence below is a genomic window from Bacteroidales bacterium MB20-C3-3.
CCGGTTGCCTCTTCACCATCTTTAAGCTGAGTGATTCTTCTGACATCAACACGGACTGATGCATAAAATTTTAGTGCATTACCACCGGTAGTTGTTTCCGGATTTCCAAACATTATTCCAATTTTCTCCCTGAGCTGATTGATGAAAATACAGCAGGTATTTGTTTTGCTGATATTGGCTGTTAGCTTCCTAAGCGCCTGGCTCATCAGTCGTGCCTGAAGACCCATTTTGGAATCACCCATTTCGCCTTCAATCTCGGCTTTAGGAGTAAGGGCTGCAACAGAGTCAATAACAATAATATCCACTGCTCCTGAACGGATAAGTGCATCTGTTATCTCAAGGGCCTGCTCACCGTTATCCGGTTGAGAGATAAGCAGAGTATCAACATTTACACCCAGCTTTTTTGCGTATGTCCTGTCAAAAGCGTGCTCGGCATCAATAATTGCTGCAATGCCGCCAAGCTTTTGAGCCTCAGCAACAGCGTGTATTGCAAGGGTAGTTTTACCGCTTGACTCCGGCCCGTAAATTTCAATAACCCGTCCTCTCGGATAGCCCCCAATTCCTAACGCGTTGTCAAGTGCAATAGAGCCGGATGCTATAGTACTCACTTCCCATTTTGGCTGCTCCCCCATCTTCATAACGGTACCCTTACCGTAATCCTTCTCAATCTTGTCCAGAGTTGCCTGTAAAGCCTTAAGCTTCTCAGGGGCAATCTCCGCACCACTCTTTACTTCTACACTCTCTTTAGCCATAATGATAATAGTTTTAAATTCCCACAAAAATAGCAAATGATTTTCAATTTTACCTAAATTTGCCCAATGAAAAAATGGCTACTGGGAATGACTCCGGCAGAGGTAAAAAAAGTGGTGGAAGAGCTTGCTCTCCCATCTTTTACGGCCGGTCAGATAATTGGATGGATATACGGGAAGAGGGTCTCTGAGATTGACCAAATGAGTAATCTCTCAAAAATTACAAGATCACTCTTGTCTGAGAACTATCAGGTTGGTGGATTCTCTCCTTCAGAGAGTCAGATTTCTATTGATGGAACTAAGAAATATCTCTTCCCCTCTCTTTCCGGAAGTCCGGTAGAGAGTGTAATGATTCCTGAGGCCGACAGAAAAACAATATGCGTCTCTTCTCAATCAGGATGTAAAATGGCTTGTCGTTTTTGTATGACAGGACGGATGGGATTCAGAGGGAATTTGAGAGCAGGTGAAATTATCTCGCAATTTATTAACATTGAAGAGAGTTCAGAGCTCACAAATGCGGTTTTTATGGGTATGGGAGAGCCGCTTGACAACTATACCGAGGTGATGAAGGCTATAGAAATCCTCACATCTGACTGGGGTTTTGGATGGAGCCCCAAAAGAATTACCCTCTCCTCAATAGGTGTTGCCCCCGCATTAAAGGATTTTCTGGAAAATTCA
It includes:
- the recA gene encoding recombinase RecA — translated: MAKESVEVKSGAEIAPEKLKALQATLDKIEKDYGKGTVMKMGEQPKWEVSTIASGSIALDNALGIGGYPRGRVIEIYGPESSGKTTLAIHAVAEAQKLGGIAAIIDAEHAFDRTYAKKLGVNVDTLLISQPDNGEQALEITDALIRSGAVDIIVIDSVAALTPKAEIEGEMGDSKMGLQARLMSQALRKLTANISKTNTCCIFINQLREKIGIMFGNPETTTGGNALKFYASVRVDVRRITQLKDGEEATGNRVRAKIVKNKMAPPFKKAEFDIVFGEGISKLGEIVDLGVEFEIIKKSGSWFSYGDTKIGQGREAVKQILTDNPELMNEVEEKIRVKLKEIKD
- the rlmN gene encoding 23S rRNA (adenine(2503)-C(2))-methyltransferase RlmN, coding for MKKWLLGMTPAEVKKVVEELALPSFTAGQIIGWIYGKRVSEIDQMSNLSKITRSLLSENYQVGGFSPSESQISIDGTKKYLFPSLSGSPVESVMIPEADRKTICVSSQSGCKMACRFCMTGRMGFRGNLRAGEIISQFINIEESSELTNAVFMGMGEPLDNYTEVMKAIEILTSDWGFGWSPKRITLSSIGVAPALKDFLENSKCHLAISLHNPFDSERLELMPMQKAWPIDETINLIKEYDFTGQRRVSFEYIMFDGWNDSKRHADALTRMLRGLECRVNLIRFHEIPDFHLRTSPLPVIEMFRDRLNRSGIVSTIRASRGEDIMAACGMLSGSK